A segment of the Salvelinus sp. IW2-2015 linkage group LG23, ASM291031v2, whole genome shotgun sequence genome:
gctctattatagtggccactatagtagatATTGATCAAGtacacaaggctacatgtgtgcaaaaaaaaCGTTTACAGagtaaaaagtattttaataatcCCCCTAAAAAAGTCACACACATgttgtcaagttcaacacaacaaWaacaatatctttgggctacacKgcacattattacattgtacactttctgcagagagtacacctggcatacccctttttataCACGGTATTGaagaagtgagaaagagggaaagtgcgtggtgttcctttcacctctatagtgaCATCCTGTTTAAGCCAGAACCAGCTCCAGCTACACtcgatccctgaatccacttgtttaacaagcaacgcctccTTTTCACTTAATTCTCTCATtttgaaaattaaccacatactatAGAGGGACAAACATTAGTTCACAGATAGTAGTTAGTTAActtttcacacagattgccagagtccagtaagcaactaacgcgttATAACTTGAAGAACGGCAAGGAGTCTTATAATGTTGCCAGTTAATACTATAACGAATTGGTYCGGTTACTAACGTTGSctcatctgatgttgtaacgttagctagctgtctgACTTCATTAGcaagctaattttcacaccataaactcaattattgATCAGTTAGTAAGTCGTCTTattttgctcaacatttctctggccagctaacggagaattcgatccagctaacgttagcaagataCTTAACCATGCTAATagttgttccaccacactttctccctcatttCAAACtctccaaatgccagttgtttttcggttacagctcatgaagtaaacttcatcaccttctcacccccgtctccgtggtcaggcttctcatctacctcttcgttatcgttAAGGGGACGTGCTGCTAGATAACGGGAAAGCTGATGCTGTGACTACCAAATGGGTTGTCTCTTCTCTTTTCAGTCAcgtgctgcattctgttatgtgaacgatgggctgagccttggatacagtcAGTATTGCTCCAAACCCGCATTACCCTATTGCATACAGCCGGTAGTGATCCAACCCCCCCCMMAAAATATACACGAATGACGTAGGTCACTAGTTTGCATCCCCGATTTATTTTTCATCAGTAGAAATATGACCTCATCTATCAAACTATACAGGTTCTCCTACCTTGCACCAGTCCATTCATTCTTCTCCTAACAGGAAGTGACAGCTTCCCAGATTTCCACATGTCCTCAAAGAGCTTCAGACGCTTCGCCACATCATTACACACCTGTTTCTGCAAGGGGCACAAGTAAAAAATTCAGCAATTTGGTTAGCAAAGCAGTGAGTGTCATTTCAAACAGTGCACTGCACCATAACAGAGCTACATACAACATGCTATTTGTAAATGGTTTGTCAACTGTGGCTGGGAATTAGAGCTATAGAAATCATTCTTACTTTGACTGTGTGTCTACAAGCTGTCAGTGCCCAGTTGAGAAGAGTGACTACATCGTCGACATCTGGGTCACTCTCTGATTGGCTACTGGAAGAGTCTGTGTGCTCTACCACAGGGAAAGGTGGTGGAGGTGTGGCCATCATCATCACCCCAACAAGAGGGGCTGCGACAGGACATGGACGAGGGGGCGTGTTCATACTACATGGAGGGGCCAGTGGGTTGGTAGGAGGAGTCATTGGAGCTGTTCGGGAAGGAAAATCTCCTGGGACAGGACCTGTGGATAAATAGAACCAGGATGATTCATTATCTGCTCTGACAGTCTGGGGAAAGTACAGTCATCAGAAAGACAATCTCACAACCCCTGAGTAAACATCAAAAGTACCAAGGTACTTAAAAGATCAATGAATTTAAACCATATTCAAGGCACAATTTCCAATTCTCTGCCAAAGCCTAGAACGTACAAGGGGATCCTGTGAGTTGAGGTGGGGGCACTCTCTTGTTGAGAGGGGTCCTCTTGGGACCACCTTGTGCTGCTGTCTGCAAACCATAGGAAAACTGTGGAGGGTCATTCCAGCCCCGCTCCTGATTACCTTAACAAAGGCAGagagggttttatttattttttaaactaccAATTTACTAACTACTCATTAGCAGCTagcacacagttgaagtcggaagtttccatacaccttacctaaatacgtttaaactcagtttcacaattcctgacatttaatcctagtaaaaattccctgtcttagctcagttaggatcaccacttcattttaagaatgtgaaatgtcagaataatagtagagagaatgtaatatttcagcttttatttctttcatcacattcccagtgggtcagaagtttacatacactcaattagtatttggtagcattgcctttaaattgcttaacttgggtcaaacgtttcaggtagccttcacaaggttcccacaataagttgggtgaattttggcctattcctcctgacatagctcttgtaactgagtcaggttcatatgcctccttgctcacgcacactttttcagttctgccaacaaattttctataggtttgaggtcagggctttgtgatggccactccaataccttgactttgttgtccttaagccattttgacacgactttggaagtatgcttggggtcattgtccatttggaagacccatttgcgaccaagctttaacttcctgactgatgtcttgagatgttgcttcaatatatccacatcattttccatcctcatgatgccatctattttgtgaagtgcatcagtccctcctgcagcaaagcacccccacaacatgatgttgccaccccgtgcttcacggttgggatggtgttcttcggcttgcaagcgtccccctttttcctccaaacataacaatggtcattatggccaaacagttatatttttgtttcatcagaccagaggacatttctccaaaaggtacattctttgtccccatgtgcaattgcaaaccgtagtctggcttttttatggtggttttggagcagtggcttcttcctgtggatatagagacttttgtaccggtttcctccagcatcgtcacaaggtcctttgctgttgtcctgggattgattttcacttttcgcaccaaagtacgttcatctctaggagacagaacgcgtctccttcctgagcggtatgacgactgcgtggtcccatggtgtttatacttgcgtactattgtacagatgaacgtggtaccttcaggcatttggaaattgctcccaaggatgaaccagacttgtggaggtctacaattatttttctgaggtcttggctgatttctttagagtttcccatgatgtcaattaaagagacactgagtttaaaggtagcccttgaaatacatccacaggtacacctccaattgactcaaatcaaaagcttctaaagccatgacattttctggaattttccaagctgcttaaaggcacaatccacttagtgtatgtaaacttctgacccactggaattgtgatacagtttattacaagtgaaataatctgtctgtaaacaattgttgaaaatattatttgtgtcatacacaaactagatgtcctaacagacttgccaaaactatagtttgttaacaagaaatgtgtggagtggttgaaaaacgagttttaatgactccaacctaagtgtatgtaaacttccgatttgaGCTGAACATGAACATGAAACTGATTATGTTTATAATCATGATCAACATCATGTGATAACGTTACCTGTAGTCACGCTCAAATTAGATGTCATAAAGCAGTGGGGAAATAACTCAAGTGAAGAGGTAGTGTAAAGTCTATGCAAACGCATCTTCAAGATATTTTGACAACTTTGTTAGCAAGAGAGCAATGTAGTTTGATAGTTACTGCTAGCTAGCTTGTCTTCAAACTAGCTTGCATTATAACCCTAGCACAGTTGCAGTACACTGATGTCTATCGTTAGCGAACTTTTCTCGCTAAATAAACAAAGTAGAACTATTCAATTGGACAGAACATACCTGGTTTGATGTAAAGGTCCTCCGCCTCCATGGCTTCTTTTCTTCTTTCATATACAACAAATCAACTTGTTTTCCGGGACACGTGGACAGGATGTTGAACATTTGACATTACGCATGTCCGGTTGgtcaatagaatagaatggagtAAATTTGTACATTTTTCTGGTCTAGTAAACAGTGGATGACTTAATGTAGAGCAAAGTGCCCAGATTCTGGGTAATGAGACTAGACTTCATGTTGAAATAAAAGGCTCTTTMTTTGTAAGAGGAGTTGAAGTTGAACTTTGATAaacataacacacaaaaaaacagaacaggaTTTCCAAGCAATTTATTATTCCAGCATAGACCACCACAGTGTGGACCTAGTGAGGTATAACTGCGCGAAATAATCACAATTTAAAATAGTTTGCATTTACATGACATCCTATTTTCTTTTGTGCTAAAATATTGCAAATATATAGAGACATATGTATTTACTAGTAGTATAAATAGCAAAAGCCCAAAACATCTCAAGGTGCTACATTAGCATTTTTATGACATTACCTCTCCCAAGTTCTCCTGGATAAAACGGATTTCACTTCTCCATCCATGTTATTTTACGCCAAAGCTCCACCTTTTCATTCTTCCAACTGTGACATGAACCTTCCACTAATATGGAGACCTGAGTTATTTTctcatataatatatatttagaaTGGGGGAAGAGGAGCTGTTGCATATCGGTAATATATAGCATGACCTCTCTGAGGTGCCATTGCTTTTATGTGCCCAAGTGTTTCACAGCATACAGTGGGCCGGCCTACTGTCGCAAATGACTTTGAAAATCAGCATGCAATAAACCAAGTgcctttcaccccccccccccccatacttaATTCAATGCAGTGCAAATAAGTCTGTATTTTGGGGGGAATCACAAAAGTGATATCAATTCAGTGTGTTTTGGTGTTTTCTCAAGTGAAAATGCTGTTTAGCGTGTTCTCCAATAGGAACAACATAACACAGGCTTTCAGTGGTGGGGACTGGTTGCATTTAGAGTTTAGTCATTGACTTGATTTCTAAGTGTTTTCAGTTTTACTAGTGAGAGtcgtcttttttttcttcattgccAATAGCATGGAAAGTACCTGAGCAAAGCATTTCATTCCCAAGCGTGTGCGAAAGCATGCAGTGCTTCTGTAGAGCTTCGGGGGACTGTCTACATACCTttctaaatattattattattttttaacacttttatgcTTTTTGTGCTGCATGTACTAACACAAACTTTTTTCAGAACAGAACTAAAACACCTTCTCTTTCACTCTAATGTGAAGACCACTGTGGCACTGGCGCCACTCCTGAATCCTGCTTAAAGGGATTCTTTCTGAGTATGCTGCATCAAAATTGTACCAAAGCCCAGATCTGATTGGACTTCATTTGCTGTTGACAAACTGGGGTCTCGGATGTTCATCGGTCTGATTCTCGATTTTGCCACGTCTAATTTGAATAATGGAGGAATATATAGTGTGATATCTTCTCTCCCATCTTTATGATGCCTAATCTCACATTTGAAATCTATTTGTTGTCAACTGTCAGAGGGACTATAGGCTATAAATCGACACACTTATATGAATATATCTGAAGCTAAAGATCCCTTTACATTTATTAGAAAGAACAGTATAGGTATTTAACACAACCTACCTAGCTACATTGATTGTACAAGAATGAGGTCACTGTTACATTTTGCTGATGTTCAATATCAGAAAACTATATTAAAGAGTAGTCAATTACTGCACCATATTTTTTGCTACTGTATGCTTCACTTAGAACCAGGTGTATTTGTGTATTTGATGGTATTTTGCAATAAAAGTACAAGATCCTAATGACCTAAACTCTTCCTTGACAAGAAAGGTGTGGAATGTGAGAGTACAGCACCTCAGTGTTCTTTTCTAAATCTGTACCACAAACCAGCCTCGTTGAGATATGTTGTATACCCAAGGAAACACAGTAGAAGCAGAAATGCAGCACGTTTGTTTTGTTTAAGATAATGGTCATCCCTGCCTGGTCAAATAGAAACTCAGCTGGCCTTCAATCTTCACATTCTAATGGCTGGTTATACATCTGTTATACATTCTACCCTTCCCCTAAAACTGATTTGCCGTACCTCCCTTTACCCAAGTCCCCTTCCCTCACTCGCTCCCTcacttgctccctccctcccgcctccCTCCCTATCTGGTTGCTATGGTGTGGAAACTGCTGACTGTTTATTTCTGAAAGTCTCAAAAAACGCCAGCATGCCCTTTTTGGCTGTGGAGGAGCCAGTCATGGGTGGGGACAGTCCTTGGTGAAGGGGAGCTGGGAAAGTGAAGCCGTCCATGGAGTTGGCCCTCTTCACCTTGGAACCCGCCTGCCACATTTTAGACCTGGGTGGTGGAGTCTGGGCCACCAAGCACTTCTGGTACTGGACCTGCAGGGGGCACAATGGAGCCATGTTAAGCAGTGACCTTAGTTTCTCTTTCATTTTAGAAAGATACCATACATGACTCATGGCTCTAGTACATTCTCTACCGGTACCTACTAATTCCATTAAAATATTCATCATTCAGCCATGATAGCATGTATAAATTCAAGTATTTTTCATGCTAGCTTCACCTCTGCGTCTACAGAAGCCATTTTGTACATTAGTTCTCCAGTCCTGTGTTTCATCCCTCAGGGTGACCCCTTAGTCACTCACCATGCACGCAGCCTGCACAGCCTCAGAGATGATCCCTGCGTCTGGCTCACACCAGAAAACATGACAATCAAACCGCTGCGTCCCGCCATCCACTATCACTGCAAAGGTGTGTGTGTCATGGCCCACACCCAGAAAGGTCAGGTAACGCACTTGACATTCCCAGAAGGGATCATCTCCATCCTGAAAGAGAAATCCCagagaaggtaagagagagaaagggagagagagagagagaaagagaaagaaagcgaaagaaggagagagagagagaaagggagagcgagggacaaagggagagcgagggacaaagggagagcgagggacaaagggagagagagtgtaagagagagagagagagagaatcaggtgGACAGAGAAATGTAATAATTTCATTGGTTGGTCTGACCACTGCATTTACAGGTTTCCTGagcactcctcacctctcctttcCAGAGTGAAAGCACAGTATCAGAGATGTGGATGACGATGGGCTCCCACTCGTCACTGTCTGAGGTGTTCATGATGCTCTCTATGGCCCGGTTCAGCACCTCCATACCTGCCAGAGGGTCTCACATATAGCCCCTTAATAAAGTTGCTTCAGTAACAGCACAGTGACTTCTAAAAGTACTGCAAAACCAAGGTTACGGTTAGATCACCTGTTTTGAGAGGAAATGCTCCTAGCGTCAACTCTTCTTCATTGTAACACACAGTATGATCAAACGACCTTCCAGTGATTGCGAACCTATGCGATCATCCCCTCGGGTGTGTAATCGCCAATGACGACTAATGGCTTGTCATCATTAATAAGAAAACCTCTTTGGTAGCTACAATCTGCCTTTATTGCTTTGCAGAAAGCCTTTAGTCAACTGAAATTGGTACTTAACGCAGGTAAAACCAAGCATATGTTGTTTTCCAAAACGCTTAAAAATGTATCTRATGATTTATGCATATATACATTGGATGGCCTtttaaatatctgggcatcttgACGTTTAAGAAGTTAAGACTTAAAAWGGSCTTCCTTTATAGGAATAGACCATGCCTTTCGTTAAATAGCAGAAAGCAAATCATTCAGTCGACATTCATACCGGTTATAGACTATGGCGATATTGTCTATATGcatgcagctgccactgtattgaagccattggaCGCAGTTTATTACAGGCAGCAGGTTCAGTGCACATTACTGCTTTCGGTATCAGAAAGTAGACTGGCCCTCTTAGAAGTCTCATAGATCGTTGCATTGCACTCTTTTTGTATATAAAGCCCTCTTGCACTAACTTTCGCAGGACCGTACTTCATTGTTAACCTACAGACGTACGAGCTACCAGACCCGGgatcagggatggctaactctggggATCCCTTCTATCTCCACTGAGTTAGGTTAATCTGcttttcgttttttttcttcttcaccttACTTGTGAAATAATCTCMGAAACAAttgaaaggttaaataaaaacctcAGTGGACCATAATATCTCAGACATAAAGCATCTGTGACTGGGCGTTTATGTCAGTTAGTCAGCTGATCCAGCTAACGACACCTCGATGGATGCTACCGTTTTGGAGCCTGTAATCAATAATTCATTTTTTGAAAGAGTGCCGTGTTACATACTGCGAGACGACGCCTCGCCTGTGGACAGCCAACTACACAGTGAACCTGAGAGTTAGCTAGCCATGAGACGTGACTCKGCGTATTTGCTGAGGATAAAGAGACGATGTCCGGTGTCTCGTTATCCAGCACCAATTTTAAAACATGCCTGTGACTCCTGGCTGCTGTCTAATCCTCTATAT
Coding sequences within it:
- the LOC111950350 gene encoding steroid receptor RNA activator 1 isoform X3, with protein sequence MEAEDLYIKPGPVPGDFPSRTAPMTPPTNPLAPPCSMNTPPRPCPVAAPLVGVMMMATPPPPFPVVEHTDSSSSQSESDPDVDDVVTLLNWALTACRHTVKKQVCNDVAKRLKLFEDMWKSGKLSLPVRRRMNGLVQELKSCNWDAADEIHRALIVDHVNEVSQWMVGVKRLIAETRNLNPDLLHTQEVDQSLDTSKHCQL
- the LOC111950350 gene encoding steroid receptor RNA activator 1 isoform X2, which gives rise to MEAEDLYIKPGNQERGWNDPPQFSYGLQTAAQGGPKRTPLNKRVPPPQLTGSPCPVPGDFPSRTAPMTPPTNPLAPPCSMNTPPRPCPVAAPLVGVMMMATPPPPFPVVEHTDSSSSQSESDPDVDDVVTLLNWALTACRHTVKKQVCNDVAKRLKLFEDMWKSGKLSLPVRRRMNGLVQELKSCNWDAADEIHRALIVDHVNEVSQWMVGVKRLIAETRNLNPDLLHTQEVDQSLDTSKHCQL
- the LOC111950350 gene encoding steroid receptor RNA activator 1 isoform X1 — its product is MKEEKKPWRRRTFTSNQERGWNDPPQFSYGLQTAAQGGPKRTPLNKRVPPPQLTGSPCPVPGDFPSRTAPMTPPTNPLAPPCSMNTPPRPCPVAAPLVGVMMMATPPPPFPVVEHTDSSSSQSESDPDVDDVVTLLNWALTACRHTVKKQVCNDVAKRLKLFEDMWKSGKLSLPVRRRMNGLVQELKSCNWDAADEIHRALIVDHVNEVSQWMVGVKRLIAETRNLNPDLLHTQEVDQSLDTSKHCQL